The following proteins come from a genomic window of Ictalurus furcatus strain D&B chromosome 26, Billie_1.0, whole genome shotgun sequence:
- the taf5l gene encoding TAF5-like RNA polymerase II p300/CBP-associated factor-associated factor 65 kDa subunit 5L isoform X2, translating into MKRGRTEQIQHAVAQYLKRRQYADVDGSLKGAKLSQSAEEMAANLMVQTESSCGNVVSAAPCQSDPQQYETQFSRLCSFLLEAPLGRDVSAVLFPLFLYLHLDMARCGLRGAVDAFFSRFHSSFQQDAEQRAIVEHLRGVVTPQDVASNSKLCSLLDHKYVVHLTDEAYTYLLRYLQSDDNSALCRVLSTHLQVEVSAVRRSDYQLYGAGLTTGNSTSMSCSGGWSGMDGTEGAESVDATAGLPPQNEAALEALQDCVRRVREGPPSLTTVCFYAFENTEQLLNAADVSPDSRLLAAAFDNSALKLWSLRARKLKAGPRRANVSKIRLACDLVEEETEEEELGSEMKTLRGHSGPVYGAAFLRDSSGLLSCSEDCTVRYWELRGFSNAAVYRGHAYPVWDVAVSPCGLYFCTASRDTTARLWTPARAHPLRLYAGHLADVDCVRFHPNSSYVATGSTDRTVRLWSTQHGGSVRLLTGHRGPVLALAFSPDGRYLVSAGEDQRLRLWDLASGGVLKELRGHTGAITSLEFSPDSSLIASAALDNSVRVWDVRNAHGGGAVPPDGSSPELVGVYTGETSSVLNVRFSACNLLLVTGTAQEKAEQ; encoded by the exons ATGAAGCGTGGCCGGACGGAGCAGATCCAGCACGCCGTGGCGCAGTACCTGAAGAGACGGCAGTATGCGGACGTGGACGGGTCGCTGAAAGGGGCCAAGCTGTCTCAATCTGCCGAGGAGATGGCAGCCAACCTCATGG ttcaGACAGAGTCCAGCTGTGGGAACGTGGTTTCCGCAGCTCCGTGCCAGTCGGACCCTCAGCAGTACGAGACTCAGTTCTCCAGGTTATGCAGCTTTCTGCTGg AGGCACCGTTGGGCCGGGACGTGAGTGCCGTGCtctttcctctcttcctctacctGCACCTGGACATGGCACGCTGTGGCCTGAGGGGCGCCGTCGACGCCTTCTTCAGCCGCTTCCACTCCTCCTTCCAGCAAGACGCCGAGCAGAGAGCCATCGTGGAGCATCTCCGAGGAGTCGTCACGCCGCAG GACGTGGCCTCCAACTCCAAACTGTGCTCTCTGTTGGATCACAAGTATGTGGTGCACCTGACAGATGAGGCCTACACTTACCTGCTGCGCTACCTCCAGAGTGATGACAACAGCGCCCTCTGCAGGGTGCTCAGCACACACCTACAG GTGGAGGTTTCTGCTGTGCGGCGCTCTGACTACCAGCTCTACGGGGCGGGGCTCACTACAGGAAACTCCACCTCCATGTCCTGTTCCGGCGGCTGGTCTGGCATGGATGGGACAGAAGGGGCGGAGTCCGTAGATGCCACAGCGGGGTTACCGCCTCAAAACGAGGCCGCCTTGGAGGCGCTTCAGGACTGCGTCCGGCGTGTGCGCGAGGGTCCTCCGTCCCTCACCACGGTCTGCTTCTACGCCTTCGAGAACACGGAGCAGCTGCTAAACGCCGCGGATGTGTCACCCGACAGCCGCCTCCTCGCCGCCGCCTTCGACAACTCCGCCCTCAAGCTGTGGAGCCTCCGAGCCAGGAAGCTGAAGGCGGGGCCTCGTAGGGCCAATGTGTCGAAGATACGCCTCGCCTGTGACCtagtggaggaggag acagaggaggaggagttgggCAGCGAGATGAAGACCCTGCGCGGCCACAGCGGCCCGGTGTACGGCGCGGCGTTCCTGCGAGACTCCTCAGGTCTGCTCTCGTGCTCGGAGGACTGCACGGTGCGGTACTGGGAGCTGCGTGGTTTCAGCAACGCTGCCGTGTACCGAGGCCACGCCTACCCCGTATGGGACGTAGCGGTCAGTCCGTGTGGTCTGTACTTCTGCACGGCGTCACGCGACACCACAGCACGGCTCTGGACTCCGGCCCGCGCTCACCCGCTTCGGCTCTACGCCGGACACCTGGCCGACGTCGACTGCGTGCGCTTCCACCCAAACTCCAGCTACGTCGCTACGGGCTCGACCGACAGGACCGTCCGGCTGTGGAGCACGCAGCACGGCGGCTCGGTGCGCCTGCTCACAGGACACCGAGGCCCCGTACTGGCACTCGCCTTCTCGCCCGACGGCAG GTATCTGGTGTCTGCAGGTGAGGACCAGCGGCTGCGGTTATGGGACTTGGCTTCAGGCGGCGTGCTGAAGGAGCTGCGTGGCCACACGGGCGCCATCACCAGCCTGGAGTTCAGCCCGGACAGCTCGCTCATCGCCTCGGCCGCTCTGGATAACTCGGTGCGCGTCTGGGACGTGAGGAACGCCCACGGCGGGGGCGCGGTGCCTCCGGACGGCTCCAGCCCCGAGCTGGTTGGCGTTTACACGGGCGAGACGAGCAGCGTCCTTAACGTGCGGTTCAGCGCCTGCAACCTGCTCCTGGTCACCGGAACGGCGCAGGAGAAAGCGGAGCAGTGA
- the taf5l gene encoding TAF5-like RNA polymerase II p300/CBP-associated factor-associated factor 65 kDa subunit 5L isoform X1 produces MKRGRTEQIQHAVAQYLKRRQYADVDGSLKGAKLSQSAEEMAANLMVQTESSCGNVVSAAPCQSDPQQYETQFSRLCSFLLEAEAPLGRDVSAVLFPLFLYLHLDMARCGLRGAVDAFFSRFHSSFQQDAEQRAIVEHLRGVVTPQDVASNSKLCSLLDHKYVVHLTDEAYTYLLRYLQSDDNSALCRVLSTHLQVEVSAVRRSDYQLYGAGLTTGNSTSMSCSGGWSGMDGTEGAESVDATAGLPPQNEAALEALQDCVRRVREGPPSLTTVCFYAFENTEQLLNAADVSPDSRLLAAAFDNSALKLWSLRARKLKAGPRRANVSKIRLACDLVEEETEEEELGSEMKTLRGHSGPVYGAAFLRDSSGLLSCSEDCTVRYWELRGFSNAAVYRGHAYPVWDVAVSPCGLYFCTASRDTTARLWTPARAHPLRLYAGHLADVDCVRFHPNSSYVATGSTDRTVRLWSTQHGGSVRLLTGHRGPVLALAFSPDGRYLVSAGEDQRLRLWDLASGGVLKELRGHTGAITSLEFSPDSSLIASAALDNSVRVWDVRNAHGGGAVPPDGSSPELVGVYTGETSSVLNVRFSACNLLLVTGTAQEKAEQ; encoded by the exons ATGAAGCGTGGCCGGACGGAGCAGATCCAGCACGCCGTGGCGCAGTACCTGAAGAGACGGCAGTATGCGGACGTGGACGGGTCGCTGAAAGGGGCCAAGCTGTCTCAATCTGCCGAGGAGATGGCAGCCAACCTCATGG ttcaGACAGAGTCCAGCTGTGGGAACGTGGTTTCCGCAGCTCCGTGCCAGTCGGACCCTCAGCAGTACGAGACTCAGTTCTCCAGGTTATGCAGCTTTCTGCTGg aGGCAGAGGCACCGTTGGGCCGGGACGTGAGTGCCGTGCtctttcctctcttcctctacctGCACCTGGACATGGCACGCTGTGGCCTGAGGGGCGCCGTCGACGCCTTCTTCAGCCGCTTCCACTCCTCCTTCCAGCAAGACGCCGAGCAGAGAGCCATCGTGGAGCATCTCCGAGGAGTCGTCACGCCGCAG GACGTGGCCTCCAACTCCAAACTGTGCTCTCTGTTGGATCACAAGTATGTGGTGCACCTGACAGATGAGGCCTACACTTACCTGCTGCGCTACCTCCAGAGTGATGACAACAGCGCCCTCTGCAGGGTGCTCAGCACACACCTACAG GTGGAGGTTTCTGCTGTGCGGCGCTCTGACTACCAGCTCTACGGGGCGGGGCTCACTACAGGAAACTCCACCTCCATGTCCTGTTCCGGCGGCTGGTCTGGCATGGATGGGACAGAAGGGGCGGAGTCCGTAGATGCCACAGCGGGGTTACCGCCTCAAAACGAGGCCGCCTTGGAGGCGCTTCAGGACTGCGTCCGGCGTGTGCGCGAGGGTCCTCCGTCCCTCACCACGGTCTGCTTCTACGCCTTCGAGAACACGGAGCAGCTGCTAAACGCCGCGGATGTGTCACCCGACAGCCGCCTCCTCGCCGCCGCCTTCGACAACTCCGCCCTCAAGCTGTGGAGCCTCCGAGCCAGGAAGCTGAAGGCGGGGCCTCGTAGGGCCAATGTGTCGAAGATACGCCTCGCCTGTGACCtagtggaggaggag acagaggaggaggagttgggCAGCGAGATGAAGACCCTGCGCGGCCACAGCGGCCCGGTGTACGGCGCGGCGTTCCTGCGAGACTCCTCAGGTCTGCTCTCGTGCTCGGAGGACTGCACGGTGCGGTACTGGGAGCTGCGTGGTTTCAGCAACGCTGCCGTGTACCGAGGCCACGCCTACCCCGTATGGGACGTAGCGGTCAGTCCGTGTGGTCTGTACTTCTGCACGGCGTCACGCGACACCACAGCACGGCTCTGGACTCCGGCCCGCGCTCACCCGCTTCGGCTCTACGCCGGACACCTGGCCGACGTCGACTGCGTGCGCTTCCACCCAAACTCCAGCTACGTCGCTACGGGCTCGACCGACAGGACCGTCCGGCTGTGGAGCACGCAGCACGGCGGCTCGGTGCGCCTGCTCACAGGACACCGAGGCCCCGTACTGGCACTCGCCTTCTCGCCCGACGGCAG GTATCTGGTGTCTGCAGGTGAGGACCAGCGGCTGCGGTTATGGGACTTGGCTTCAGGCGGCGTGCTGAAGGAGCTGCGTGGCCACACGGGCGCCATCACCAGCCTGGAGTTCAGCCCGGACAGCTCGCTCATCGCCTCGGCCGCTCTGGATAACTCGGTGCGCGTCTGGGACGTGAGGAACGCCCACGGCGGGGGCGCGGTGCCTCCGGACGGCTCCAGCCCCGAGCTGGTTGGCGTTTACACGGGCGAGACGAGCAGCGTCCTTAACGTGCGGTTCAGCGCCTGCAACCTGCTCCTGGTCACCGGAACGGCGCAGGAGAAAGCGGAGCAGTGA
- the capn9 gene encoding calpain-9, giving the protein MPSASTLFSTSGNKIQAESTQADGKTYEQLRKECLQRKQLFEDPDFPAKGSSLFYSQSVPVNFEWKRPGEICKDPKFIVGGADRTDICQGQLGDCWLLAAIASLTLHKEILTRVVPPDQSFDLGYAGIFHFQFWQHNRWLDVVIDDRLPCVRNSLVFLHSAENNEFWSALLEKAYAKLNGSYEALKGGSTLEAMEDFTGGVGETYETKKAPADLFVILKKALDRGSMLGCSIDITSSAESEAQTSTGLVKGHAYSITGLEEVNYRGGKVRLIRIRNPWGQVEWNGPWSDKSREWNNVDKADKIRLLENATDDGEFWMEFEDFKVNYDKVELCNLTPDSLTDDTKKKWVMNILEGSWIRGSTAGGCRNYIDTFWTNPQFKLKLEEPGKDNQCNVIVALMQKNRRKLRKEGLDLETIGFAIYQCADHEDHADKDFFRFNGSKARSRTYVNTREVSERFTLPPGNYLLVPTTFQPHQEADFLVRIFSETKAGALEMGTTVDANLPDPPMPTPPEKESDEEKGLRKLFEQIAGSDQAISAHELQDVLNGVLSRRKEIKFDGVSLNTCHSIINLMDVDCSGMIEFQEFKVFWEKLKKWMMLFLSFDTDRSGRMSTYELRSALKAAGMQLNNQLLQLLALRFGDERYEIDFDDYLTCIVRLENMFRVFQALDTQNRGEVNMNFQQFLLLAMNV; this is encoded by the exons ATGCCTTCTGCTTCCACTCTGTTCAGCACCTCGGGCAACAAAATCCAAGCCGAGAGCACGCAGGCTGACGGCAAGACCTACGAGCAGTTGAGGAAGGAGTGCCTGCAGAGGAAGCAGCTGTTTGAGGATCCTGACTTCCCCGCCAAGGGCTCATCTCTCTTCTACAGCCAGAGCGTCCCCGTCAACTTCGAATGGAAGAGACCCGGG GAAATCTGCAAAGATCCTAAGTTCATCGTTGGAGGAGCGGACAGAACAGACATATGTCAAGGACAGCTGG gagactGCTGGTTGTTAGCAGCCATCGCCTCACTGACACTGCACAAGGAGATCCTGACGAGGGTCGTGCCACCTGACCAGAGTTTTGATCTCGGCTACGCTGGCATCTTTCACTTCCAG TTCTGGCAGCATAACCGATGGCTGGACGTGGTTATAGACGACAGGCTGCCGTGTGTGAGGAACAGCCTGGTGTTCCTCCATTCAGCCGAAAACAACGAGTTCTGGAGCGCACTGCTGGAGAAGGCCTACGCCAA ACTGAACGGCAGCTATGAGGCTCTGAAGGGAGGCAGCACCCTGGAGGCCATGGAGGACTTCACCGGTGGAGTCGGAGAAACATACGAGACAAAGAAAGCTCCCGCAGACCTTTTCGTCATCCTGAAGAAGGCGCTGGATAGAGGTTCCATGCTGGGCTGCTCCATTGAT aTCACCAGCTCAGCTGAATCAGAAGCTCAGACTTCCACAGGCCTGGTCAAAGGTCATGCCTACTCCATCACAGGCCTGGAAGAG GTGAACTACAGAGGGGGAAAAGTGCGATTGATCCGTATCAGAAACCCCTGGGGTCAGGTGGAATGGAACGGCCCCTGGAGCGATAA ATCCAGAGAGTGGAATAATGTTGATAAAGCAGATAAGATCAGACTGCTGGAAAACGCCACAGATGATGGAGAGTTCTG GATGGAGTTTGAGGACTTCAAGGTGAACTACGACAAAGTGGAGCTGTGTAACCTGACTCCGGACTCCCTGACAGATGACACCAAGAAGAAGTGGGTCATGAACATACTGGAGGGCAGCTGGATTCGGGGCTCTACCGCCGGAGGCTGCAGGAACTACATTG ACACCTTCTGGACCAACCCTCAGTTCAAGCTGAAGCTGGAGGAACCGGGCAAAGATAATCAGTGCAACGTCATCGTGGCCCTCATGCAGAAGAACCGACGCAAACTGCGCAAGGAAGGGCTGGACCTGGAGACCATCGGTTTCGCTATCTATCAG TGCGCTGATCACGAGGACCACGCAGACAAGGATTTCTTCCGCTTTAACGGTTCGAAAGCACGCAGCCGCACCTACGTCAACACACGTGAGGTGTCCGAGCGTTTCACCCTCCCACCGGGCAACTACCTGCTGGTGCCCACCACCTTCCAGCCCCACCAGGAGGCTGACTTCCTCGTGCGGATCTTCTCCGAGACCAAAGCCGGAGCGCT GGAGATGGGCACCACTGTCGATGCTAACCTGCCTGAC CCGCCAATGCCGACTCCGCCTGAGAAGGAGAGTGATGAGGAAAAGGGCCTGAGGAAGCTGTTTGAACAGATCGCTGGCTCG GACCAGGCCATCAGCGCCCATGAGCTGCAGGACGTCCTAAACGGAGTACTCAGCAGGA GGAAAGAGATTAAATTTGATGGTGTGAGTCTGAATACCTGCCACAGTATCATCAACCTGATGGAT GTGGACTGCTCGGGAATGATCGAGTTTCAGGAGTTTAAGGTCTTCTGGGAAAAGCTGAAGAAATGGATG ATGCTGTTCCTGTCGTTCGATACAGACCGGAGTGGACGGATGTCCACCTACGAGCTCCGGTCTGCTCTCAAGGCAGCAG GGATGCAACTGAATAATCAACTACTTCAGCTGCTAGCACTGAGGTTTGGGGATGAGCGATATGAAATCGACTTCGACGATTACCTCACCTGCATCGTCCGACTTGAGAACATGTTCC gCGTTTTCCAAGCCCTGGACACACAAAACAGAGGAGAAGTGAACATGAACTTTCAACAA TTTTTGTTGCTGGCCATGAATGTCTGA